A single region of the Neodiprion pinetum isolate iyNeoPine1 chromosome 5, iyNeoPine1.2, whole genome shotgun sequence genome encodes:
- the LOC124218879 gene encoding chymotrypsin-2-like, with product MLRPISAVSLLALSTILSSTVATADVEDDTTKIVGGTSAKDGQFPYQVSLRSKNRHFCGGSIINERWILTAAHCLYGSNNDSVTVVAGTTTLDNGGDSYQSLRLICHPSYSQILIRNDIGLIEVEKPILFTDKVQPVALPIEDSDKPDQTAVLSGWGTTSYPGKTPNELQHITLSVIDQNECLNTSFRVTKSNICTLNKMGEGACHGDSGGPLVSEKVQIGIVSWGTPCAKGKPDVFTRVFSYVDWIANNTNV from the exons ATGTTGCGGCCAATCTCTGCCGTCAGCCTTCTCGCATTATCGACGATATTGTCGTCGACGG TTGCAACAGCCGACGTGGAAGACGACACGACCAAGATTGTCGGTGGAACATCAGCGAAGGATGGACAATTTCCTTACCAAGTATCGCTTCGttcgaaaaatcgtcactTTTGCGGTGGTTCGATAATAAACGAGCGATGGATACTGACTGCGGCGCATTGCCTCTACGG ATCGAACAACGACAGCGTCACCGTGGTGGCCGGAACTACTACCTTAGACAATGGAGGCGATTCCTATCAATCGCTCAGATTAATCTGCCATCCGAGTTACAGCCAGATACTAATTCGCAACGACATTGGTCTGATCGAAGTCGAGAAGCCGATATTATTCACGGACAAAGTCCAACCCGTTGCTCTTCCAATCGAAGATTCAGATAAACCTGATCAAACGGCCGTCTTGTCAGGCTGGGGAACGACGTCG TATCCGGGAAAAACGCCAAACGAACTTCAGCACATTACTCTGAGCGTCATCGACCAGAACGAATGCCTCAACACAAGCTTTCGCGTAACGAAGAGCAATATCTGTACATTGAACAAAATGGGCGAGGGCGCCTGTCAC gGTGATTCCGGAGGTCCGCTCGTTTCTGAAAAGGTACAAATCGGGATTGTCTCGTGGGGAACACCCTGCGCTAAAGGAAAACCCGACGTTTTTACCCGGGTATTCAGCTACGTCGACTGGATAGCAAACAACACGAACGTGTGA
- the LOC124218880 gene encoding chymotrypsin-1-like, whose protein sequence is MHRVTCLFVVIVTLLTVCHGYSIEKIVGGSDAQEGDFPYQVSLRRYNMHLCGGSIVNELWILTAAHCVSGQNAMWITVVAGTNLLSEGGDSYQAEKLIAHKKYDPFTIGNDIALVHLASSIVFGPKVQPVGMPFKDSDEVESDVILSGWGRTSYPGGIPDVLQRINLRTISGESCKAAFSSIYLSVRDSNICTLTQKGEGACHGDSGGPLTTTNGTQIGIVSWGMPCAKGYPDVYTRVASFTDWIEEKIEQ, encoded by the exons ATGCACCGAGTAACTTGTCtgtttgttgttattgttaccCTCCTTACCGTCTGCCATG GCTACAGCATCGAGAAAATCGTGGGAGGATCCGACGCCCAGGAAGGCGATTTTCCGTACCAGGTATCCCTGCGTAGGTACAACATGCATTTGTGCGGTGGATCAATCGTAAACGAACTATGGATCTTGACAGCAGCGCACTGCGTGAGCGG CCAGAATGCGATGTGGATAACCGTGGTTGCTGGAACGAATCTACTGTCTGAGGGTGGCGATTCTTATCAGGCGGAAAAGTTGATAGCTCACAAAAAATACGACCCCTTCACGATCGGTAACGACATTGCCCTCGTCCATCTAGCGTCTTCTATTGTCTTCGGTCCAAAAGTACAGCCCGTTGGTATGCCGTTCAAAGATTCCGACGAGGTCGAATCCGACGTGATCCTTTCCGGCTGGGGGAGAACTTCC TACCCGGGGGGGATTCCTGACGTTCTTCAACGGATTAATCTTCGCACGATATCCGGAGAATCTTGCAAGGCTGCTTTCTCGAGCATTTATTTATCAGTAAGAGACAGCAACATCTGCACTTTGACTCAGAAAGGAGAGGGAGCCTGCCAC GGCGATTCCGGTGGTCCGTTGACGACAACTAACGGAACGCAAATTGGAATTGTTTCCTGGGGCATGCCCTGCGCGAAAGGATATCCAGACGTTTACACGCGTGTAGCGAGTTTCACGGACTGGATAGAGGAGAAGATCGAGCAATAA